CTGCGCGCGGCCAACGCCCAGGCCCTGGCCGGGCGCCTGCCGCAGGCATTGGATGAAGTGCACGCGATCCAGTCCGATGCGGTGGTCGACGACGACGTGCGCCGCGACGCCTACCTGCTGGAAGCCGAACTGCGCCAGCGCGCCGACGACAGTGCCGGGGAGCTGGACGCGCTGGCCCGCGGCCTGGCCGCCTACCCGGATGACAATGGCCTGCTGTACGCCCGCGCGCTCACATGGGAACGCCGTGACGACATTCCGCGCGCCGAGGCCGACCTGCGCAAGATCCTGGTGACCGACCCGGAGAACGTGCCGGCGCTGAACGCGCTGGGCTACACCCTGGCCGACCGTACCGGCCGGCTGCAGGAAGCGCTGGAACTGATCGACCGCGCGCGCGTGGCCGAGCCGGACAACGCCGCCATCGTCGACAGCTATGGCTGGGTGCTGTATCGCCTGGGTCGCAAGGAAGAAGCGCTGGTGCAGCTGCGCCGTGCCTGGACCCTGGCCAAGGACCCGGAGATCGCCGCACATGTGGGCGAAGTACTGTGGGTGCTGGGCAAGCACGACGAGGCGCGCCACTTCTTCGAGGAAGCGGCCAAGCTCGATCCCGAAAACCGCGCGCTGCTGCGCGCCCGCGAGAAGTTCAATCCATGAGTGTTTCGATGATCCGGCCGCTGCTGCTGGCGGCCGTGACCCTGGCGGTCAGCGCCTGTACCACCGTGGGCACGCAGAAGACCCCGCCACCGGCGGTGGTCGAGACCGTTTCCGCCGAAGCCGCGCAGGCCGAGGTCGCGCGCGTGGCCGCGCTGCACGCGCAGCCGGACTGGGCGTTCCAGGGCCGGGTCGCGGTCAGCAAGGGCAAGGACGGCGGCAGTGGCCGCATCGACTGGAAGCAGGAAGGCCGGCGCTATGTGGTCGAGCTGAGCGCGCCGGTGACCCGGCAGAGCTGGAAGCTGACCGGCGACACCCATTCCGGAGCCGGCCGCCTGGAAGGACTGGCGGGAGGCCCGCGCGACGGCGAGGACGCCCAGCAGCTGTTGCTGGAGGCGACCGGCTGGGACATCCCGGTCAACCAGCTGCCGGAGTGGATCCGTGGCCTGGTGGCCGGCGATGCTGCCGGTCCGGAGAAGGTCGAGCGCGACGGTGAAGGCCGGCCGCGCCGCATGCAGCAGATGGGCTGGCAGGTGCAGTACCTGGACTGGTATCCGGCCGAGGCCGGGCGCCCGGCGCTGCCGCGCCGGATCGAGGCCAGCAATGGTGACGCCAAGGTGCGCCTGCTGGTGGACCAGTGGGGTCAGGGCGCCCCATGAGTGCCGGGCGCGATGACGCGGGCTGGTCCTGGTGGCCGGCCCCGGCCAAGCTGAACCTGTTCCTGCACATCACCGGCCGCCGCGCCGATGGCTACCACGAGCTGCAGACGGTGTTCCGGCTGCTGGACTGGGGCGACCGCATTGGTCTGCGCCTGCGTGAAGACGGGCAAGTGCGTCGTGAGGGCGAGGGGCTGGTCGGCGTTGCCGAGGCGGATGATCTGGCGATACGCGCCGCGCGTCTTCTGAAAAGCGCGGCCAATATCGTGCAAGGCGTAGACATCATCGTCGAAAAGAACGTTTCTGCGGGTGGTGGCTTTGGCGGCGGTTCCTCCGATGCGGCCACCGTGCTGGTGGTGCTGAACCGGCTCTGGCGTGCCGGCCTGGATGAAGATGCCCTGGCCGCGCTGGGCCTGCGCCTGGGCGCCGACGTGCCGGTGTTCGTGCGCGGCCGCAATGCGTGGGCCGAAGGCGTGGGCGAGCGCCTGCAGCCGATCACCCTGGCCCCGGCCTGGTATGTGGTGGTTGAACCGGGCGTTCATGTTCCCACGCCGGTCCTGTTTGCAGACCCGGATTTGACGCGCGACAGCCCAGTGGCGAAAATAGAGGACTTCGCTTCCGGGACCTTGGTCGGGAACGCGTTCGAACCGGTGCTGCGCCGCCGTGAGCCTGCCGTCGAGGCCGCGCTCGCTGCGTTGAGCGGCATCGGCACGGCGCGGCTGACCGGTTCGGGAAGTGGTTGTTTCGTCGAGTTCGCATCGCAGTCTGCCGCAGAGCAGGGACGGTCGAAGTTGCCGAAGGAGTTGCGGGCAAGGGTGGCAGCGGGCGTTGCGCGTTCGCCACTGCTGGATGCACTCGAGCAACACTGATTTATCAATGCAGGGGCGTCGCCAAGAGGCCCAAGGCACCAGGTTTTGATCCTGGCATTCGTAGGTTCGAATCCTACCGCCCCTGCCAATAGCGGCTGTGTCCGCGCCTTCCAGCGCATCGCCCGCGCGGGACGTGGATACAACCGCGGTGTTGTCAGCAGCAAGGGTCCATCGGGGTCCTTGCCGACTCCGGATCCCCGCCACTCGTCCCCGCCCGAGACAATCATGATGCAAGAGTCCCCGAACCTGCTGGTCTTTTCCGGCAACGCCAACAAACGTCTGGCGCAGAACATCTGCAAGGAACTGGGGGTTCGCCCGGGCAAGGCGCTGGTCTCGCACTTCTCCGATGGTGAAGTGCAGGTGGAGATCGAGGAGAACGTCCGCAAGCAGGACGTGTTCGTGATCCAGCCGACCTGCGCGCCGAGCGCGGAAAACCTGATGGAACTGCTGGTGCTGATCGACGCGCTCAAGCGCGCATCGGTGGCCAGCGTGACCGCCGTGGTGCCGTACTTCGGCTACTCGCGCCAGGATCGCCGCATGCGTTCCTCGCGCGTGCCGATCACCGCCAAGCTGGCGGCCAAGATGTTCAGCACCGCTGGCGCTGATCGCGTGCTGACCGTCGACCTGCACGCCGACCAGATCCAGGGCTTCTTCGATATTCCGGTGGACAACGTGTATGCGTCCCCGCTGCTGCTGGCCGACATCTGGCGCGCCTACGGCACCGAGAACCTGATCGTTGTGTCGCCGGACGTGGGCGGCGTGGTCCGCGCCCGTGCGGTGGCAAAGCGCCTGGATGACGCCGACCTGGCGATCATCGACAAGCGCCGCCCGCGTGCCAACGTCTCCACCGTGATGAACATCATCGGTGACGTCGAAGGCAAGACCTGCGTGATGGTCGATGACATTGTCGATACCGCCGGCACCCTGTGCGCCGCTGCCGCTGCCCTGAAGGCGCGCGGTGCGCTCAAGGTCGCCGCCTACTGCACCCACGCGGTGCTGTCGGGCCCGGCAGTGGACAACATCACCAATTCCCAGCTCGACGAGCTGGTGGTGACCGACACCATCCCGCTGAAGGACGCCGCGCGGGTGTGCAGCAAGATCCGCCAGCTGAGCGTGGCGGAAATGCTGGCCGAAACGATGCGCCGCATCGCCTTCGGCGAGTCGGTCAGCTCGCTGTACGTCGATTGAGTTTTTCGCCCTCGCCGGCAACGGTGGGGGCATACCCCGGGTGCTTCTGGTCGCGGAAGCATCTTCAACCGCCAAGCCGCAAGGCGCGGCAACAACCTGAGTAGTCGAAAATGTCGAAGACCCATGAAATCAAGGTCACCAAGCGTGAACTGCAGCGTAAGGGTGCGAGCCGCCGCCTGCGTCACGCTGGTGTGATCCCGGCCATCGTGTACGGCGGCAACGCCGAGCCGGTCGCCATCAGCCTGGACCACAACGAAATCTGGCTGGCCCAGCAGAACGAGTGGTTCTATGCCTCGATCCTGGACCTGAACCTGGACGGCCAGGTGCAGAAGGTTCTTCTGCGTGACATGCAGCGCCACCCGTACAAGCAGCTGATCATGCACCTGGACTTCCAGCGCGTGAACGAGAACGAAGCCCTGACCGCTTCGGTCCCGCTGCACTTCATCAACGAAGACACCTCGCCGGCCGGCAAGGCTGCCGACGTCGTGGTCACCCACGAACTGAAGGAAGTGACCATCACCTGCCTGCCGAAGGACCTGCCGGAGTCGATCGAAGTCGACCTGGGCGAGCTGAAGGCCGGTGACGTGGTGTACCTGTCCAACATCAAGCTGCCGAAGGGCGTGGAAATCCCGGCCCTGGCGCTGGGCAAGGACCACGACGACGCCATCGTCACCGCCAAGGCCGGCAAGGCCGACGCGGCTGACGAAGAAGCGGCTGCCGCCGAGTAATACCGCTACGGTGCCTGCCTCCGGGCAGGCACCGTACTGGAAGGAACCATGGCAGGACTGCGACTGATCGTCGGTCTGGGCAATCCCGGATCGGAACACGCCCGGACCCGGCACAATGCCGGGTTTCATTTCGTTGAGGCCCTGGCGGAAAAAGCCGGCGCGCGATGGAATGTGGACAGCAAGCTGTTCGGCGAGACCGCCAAGGTCGAGATCGCCGGTCAGACGGTGTGGCTGCTCAAGCCCGCCACCTTCATGAACCTCAGTGGCAAGTCGGTCACCGCCGCGCAGCGGTTCTGGAAGATCGAGCCGGAAGAGACCCTGCTGGCCCACGACGAACTGGACCTGGCGCCCGGCGTGGCGCGGCTGAAGTTCGACGGCGGCCACGGCGGCCAGAACGGCCTGCGCGACACCATCCGCCTGCTCGGTCACGGCAGGTTCCATCGCCTGCGCGTGGGCATCGGCCATCCCGGCCACAAGGACCGCGTGGTGGGTTGGGTGCTTGGCCGCCCGTCCAAGGACGACGACGTGCTGATCGCGCGTGCCATCGACGATGCGATCGACGTGATGCCGCTGGCGGTACAGGGCGATTTCAGCGAAGCGATGAAGCGCCTGCACACTCCGAAGTAACCCGCTTTGGGTAGGTGCCAACCTTCCCGATTCCGGTGTGTGCCAACCTTGGTTGGCACACAATGATCGACACCGAGATGGATTGGCCAAGCAGCGCGCGCGCTGTTTCACCAATCACTTTCACCCCAGAGAGCTGTCACCCATGGGTATCAAATGCGGCATCGTCGGCCTGCCCAACGTCGGCAAGTCGACCCTGTTCAATGCGCTGACCAAGGCGGGTATCGCCGCGGCGAACTTCCCGTTCTGCACCATCGAACCGAACGTCGGCATCGTGCCGGTGCCGGATCCGCGCCTGGGCGAACTGGCAGGCATCATCAACCCGCAGAAGGTCATTCCGACCGCGGTCGAGTTCGTCGACATCGCCGGCCTGGTGGCCGGTGCCGCCAGCGGTGAAGGCCTGGGCAACAAGTTCCTGGCGCACATCCGCGAAGTCGATGCGATCACCCACGTGGTGCGCTGCTTCGAGCACGGCGACATCGTGCACGTGGCCGGCAAGGTCGACCCGATCTCGGACATCGAAACCATCGACACCGAGCTGGCGCTGGCCGACCTGGACAGCGTCGAGAAGGCGCTGAACCGTGCCGAGCGTGCTGCCAAGGGCGGCGACAAGGATGCAGCGGCGCGCAAGCCGGTGCTGGCCAAGCTGCAGGCCGCGCTGTCGGACGGAAAGGCTGGTCGCTCGGTGGGCCTGGACGAAGAAGAGAAGGCGCTGGTCCGTGACCTGTTCCTGCTGACCCTGAAGCCGGTGATGTACATCGCCAACGTGCTGGAAGACGGTTTCGAGAACAACCCGCACCTGGAAGCCGTGCGCGCGCACGCCGCAGCCGAAGGCGCGCAGGTGGTGCCGGTGTCGGCCGCGATCGAAGAAGAGCTGTCGCAGCTCGACGACGAAGACCGAGACACCTTCCTGGCCGACCTGGGCCTGAGCGAGCCAGGCCTGAACCGCGTGATCAACGCGGCCTACAGCCTGCTGGGCCTGCAGACCTACTTCACCGCCGGCGTGAAGGAAGTCCGCGCGTGGACCGTGCGCAAGGGCGC
This genomic window from Stenotrophomonas maltophilia contains:
- a CDS encoding ribose-phosphate diphosphokinase; translated protein: MQESPNLLVFSGNANKRLAQNICKELGVRPGKALVSHFSDGEVQVEIEENVRKQDVFVIQPTCAPSAENLMELLVLIDALKRASVASVTAVVPYFGYSRQDRRMRSSRVPITAKLAAKMFSTAGADRVLTVDLHADQIQGFFDIPVDNVYASPLLLADIWRAYGTENLIVVSPDVGGVVRARAVAKRLDDADLAIIDKRRPRANVSTVMNIIGDVEGKTCVMVDDIVDTAGTLCAAAAALKARGALKVAAYCTHAVLSGPAVDNITNSQLDELVVTDTIPLKDAARVCSKIRQLSVAEMLAETMRRIAFGESVSSLYVD
- the pth gene encoding aminoacyl-tRNA hydrolase; translated protein: MAGLRLIVGLGNPGSEHARTRHNAGFHFVEALAEKAGARWNVDSKLFGETAKVEIAGQTVWLLKPATFMNLSGKSVTAAQRFWKIEPEETLLAHDELDLAPGVARLKFDGGHGGQNGLRDTIRLLGHGRFHRLRVGIGHPGHKDRVVGWVLGRPSKDDDVLIARAIDDAIDVMPLAVQGDFSEAMKRLHTPK
- a CDS encoding 50S ribosomal protein L25/general stress protein Ctc gives rise to the protein MSKTHEIKVTKRELQRKGASRRLRHAGVIPAIVYGGNAEPVAISLDHNEIWLAQQNEWFYASILDLNLDGQVQKVLLRDMQRHPYKQLIMHLDFQRVNENEALTASVPLHFINEDTSPAGKAADVVVTHELKEVTITCLPKDLPESIEVDLGELKAGDVVYLSNIKLPKGVEIPALALGKDHDDAIVTAKAGKADAADEEAAAAE
- the ychF gene encoding redox-regulated ATPase YchF, whose protein sequence is MGIKCGIVGLPNVGKSTLFNALTKAGIAAANFPFCTIEPNVGIVPVPDPRLGELAGIINPQKVIPTAVEFVDIAGLVAGAASGEGLGNKFLAHIREVDAITHVVRCFEHGDIVHVAGKVDPISDIETIDTELALADLDSVEKALNRAERAAKGGDKDAAARKPVLAKLQAALSDGKAGRSVGLDEEEKALVRDLFLLTLKPVMYIANVLEDGFENNPHLEAVRAHAAAEGAQVVPVSAAIEEELSQLDDEDRDTFLADLGLSEPGLNRVINAAYSLLGLQTYFTAGVKEVRAWTVRKGATAPQAAAVIHTDFEKGFIRAETIAYDDFIKYKGEAGAKEAGRLRLEGKEYRVQEGDILHFRFNV
- the ispE gene encoding 4-(cytidine 5'-diphospho)-2-C-methyl-D-erythritol kinase codes for the protein MSAGRDDAGWSWWPAPAKLNLFLHITGRRADGYHELQTVFRLLDWGDRIGLRLREDGQVRREGEGLVGVAEADDLAIRAARLLKSAANIVQGVDIIVEKNVSAGGGFGGGSSDAATVLVVLNRLWRAGLDEDALAALGLRLGADVPVFVRGRNAWAEGVGERLQPITLAPAWYVVVEPGVHVPTPVLFADPDLTRDSPVAKIEDFASGTLVGNAFEPVLRRREPAVEAALAALSGIGTARLTGSGSGCFVEFASQSAAEQGRSKLPKELRARVAAGVARSPLLDALEQH
- the lolB gene encoding lipoprotein insertase outer membrane protein LolB, which translates into the protein MSVSMIRPLLLAAVTLAVSACTTVGTQKTPPPAVVETVSAEAAQAEVARVAALHAQPDWAFQGRVAVSKGKDGGSGRIDWKQEGRRYVVELSAPVTRQSWKLTGDTHSGAGRLEGLAGGPRDGEDAQQLLLEATGWDIPVNQLPEWIRGLVAGDAAGPEKVERDGEGRPRRMQQMGWQVQYLDWYPAEAGRPALPRRIEASNGDAKVRLLVDQWGQGAP